Proteins co-encoded in one Gehongia tenuis genomic window:
- a CDS encoding RNA polymerase sigma factor yields the protein MNFENETQLIGKAVSGDKKALEALLCGAQDMVFNLSLRMLGAIPDAEDATQEILIKIMTHLSSFREESSLSTWVFRIAMNHLKSYRKGMFAQHPLSFEIYGEDIASGRERDVPDMGGGVDKALLERELKLSCSNVMLQCLTPEDRAVYILGTMFRLDSRIAAEILETTPEAYRKRLSRIRKKMGAFLNKYCGLSGAGMCSCKRRTNYAIVTGRLNPSYLAFSAMRECRFSDIVSCTDAMEQLDDLSQIFAGFPAYRSTERVTVWMKELMAGKPFSAVMKGQEAATRI from the coding sequence ATGAATTTTGAAAATGAAACGCAGTTGATCGGAAAGGCTGTTTCCGGCGATAAAAAAGCGCTGGAGGCTCTTCTTTGCGGAGCGCAGGACATGGTGTTTAATCTGTCTTTAAGGATGCTCGGGGCTATTCCCGATGCGGAGGACGCCACACAGGAGATTTTGATTAAAATTATGACGCATTTATCCTCATTCCGCGAAGAAAGCAGCCTTTCCACGTGGGTATTCCGTATCGCGATGAACCATCTGAAAAGCTACCGAAAAGGGATGTTCGCCCAGCATCCGCTCAGTTTTGAAATCTATGGGGAGGACATCGCTTCCGGGCGGGAACGCGACGTGCCGGATATGGGCGGCGGTGTGGATAAGGCCTTATTGGAACGGGAATTAAAGCTGAGCTGTTCAAACGTCATGCTTCAATGCCTCACTCCCGAGGATCGCGCCGTCTACATTTTAGGCACGATGTTCCGTTTGGACAGCCGGATTGCAGCGGAGATTCTGGAAACGACCCCGGAGGCTTATCGCAAGAGGCTGTCCCGTATCCGCAAAAAAATGGGCGCGTTTTTAAACAAATACTGCGGACTTAGCGGAGCGGGTATGTGTTCTTGCAAACGCCGGACCAATTACGCCATTGTCACCGGGCGGCTCAATCCCAGCTATCTTGCCTTCAGCGCCATGCGCGAGTGCCGCTTCAGCGACATTGTGTCCTGTACCGATGCGATGGAGCAGCTGGATGATCTCTCCCAGATTTTTGCGGGATTTCCCGCCTATCGTTCTACGGAGCGCGTCACCGTGTGGATGAAAGAGCTGATGGCAGGCAAACCGTTTTCTGCCGTGATGAAGGGACAGGAGGCGGCGACACGAATATGA
- a CDS encoding GNAT family N-acetyltransferase, whose translation MAFHDIDPLRYNLFWDHTPFMNMLYLLNEYRGKGLGQKLVSFWEAQMRSEGYPLVMTSTVSCEYAQHFYYKLGYAAVGGFTAQDGSYELILEKSL comes from the coding sequence TTGGCATTCCATGATATAGACCCTTTGAGATATAATCTTTTTTGGGATCACACGCCATTTATGAATATGCTTTATCTTTTAAACGAATACAGGGGAAAGGGGCTGGGACAAAAACTCGTCTCGTTTTGGGAGGCGCAAATGAGATCGGAGGGGTATCCTCTTGTGATGACTTCCACCGTTTCATGCGAATATGCCCAGCATTTTTATTATAAGCTGGGCTATGCTGCCGTCGGGGGTTTTACCGCACAGGACGGATCCTATGAGCTCATTTTAGAAAAATCCTTATAA
- a CDS encoding DsrE family protein, with translation MKILLHVDENEKWNLALENGANIFAYGEKEGETFELEFVANGAAVETLVQGADGEMAGRMAELCDRGAVLAACSNALRKRGIGRESLCGFVTVVPAGVVEIAKRESEGYAYIKP, from the coding sequence ATGAAAATTTTGCTGCACGTGGATGAAAATGAAAAGTGGAATCTGGCCCTCGAAAACGGAGCGAACATCTTTGCTTACGGCGAGAAGGAGGGGGAGACCTTCGAGCTTGAGTTTGTGGCCAACGGGGCGGCGGTGGAAACGCTGGTCCAGGGCGCGGACGGCGAAATGGCGGGGCGGATGGCGGAGCTCTGCGACAGGGGCGCGGTGCTGGCCGCCTGCAGCAATGCTTTGAGGAAAAGGGGGATAGGCCGGGAAAGCCTGTGCGGTTTTGTTACGGTGGTTCCCGCCGGCGTGGTGGAAATCGCAAAGCGCGAATCGGAAGGTTACGCCTATATCAAGCCATAG
- a CDS encoding PD-(D/E)XK nuclease family protein, whose amino-acid sequence MKLRLLVGEEGTVRDQALYHGMDRCEGRTLLIVPERFTLEAERALVEEIGLPGLFQMEVLSFTRLGQKVLARTRGTARTYMNETGKAMLMRRAVNGVREKLAVYGGAARQEGFLDALGRIFTQLKRFDVDEKALLDTAKALDDELLRRKLQDLALLFRRYQELFGRDFLDEEDLIAALAEAIGEDPILAKTDVFLGSFDNLPPRMLRVVDALMRSCPSVTVSLTLNPDHGRRDGDLYFFGESTRTALIALAQAANVPVEEVVVRQRQRKAQAIRHLERELFRYPYRSLAGEPEGVELFSGTNRYEEVQRVAQRTLQLVQEKGYRFSEIAVIATDLEAYGGMLAQTFEEYGIAAFVDGRRPLVGHPAARLILGAVAAAGRGYPLKEVLGAAKTGLTDLDGAETEELENYALRFNLRGRGWTEPFQKGREEYDLERLEGMRRRLVEPMERLHRALAEAKGSARTMAEAVHGYLAELNVAGKLTDWAERDAAAGYLSDARENAQVLEDVVGLLRQMATFLGEYRLSLKSLHQMLKSGFSALSLGLIPPAADQVLIGSLGRSKSRPVKALFIVGANEGLLPKSGGDGALLEAFEQTELMKNGLCLGGDDGSLTAQERLGIFSAFVRPSEHLHVSYAMADMSGGALRPSRLVRQLQSLLPGLTCWTNLAPELQRDALRAPRAALDRTLDRLGDFLEGEPIEDFWWDAARYFMGTPAREVLQEFMRRLGARRQDDIPAELAGRLYGGRGSVSRLDRYARCPFGHFVAYGLRPEVRREYKLMAMDEGTILHRVVERVMEELMDSGRDFDALTERDVHLMVDRAWAKMGDFDYGVLKDSRRLAYLGERLHGVIRRSVWMLVQQVKASRFEPRAVEWSFGKGGTPPIEVELPGGGKAQLMGTVDRIDVCPGEREDYVRIIDYKSGRMPLRLAEVMAGLKLQLLLYMDAVLETHKGKPLRPAGMLYLSLTQPLIDDVEADKLEEALMKAFQMKGLVVDDVKVLSAMDTHLPGESTSLILPVALKKDGGVRRTPFGPVPEEALVKLMEKARKLAGAMLEAAGGGRAAAHPLRMDAWNACQSCEYGSICRFDGRRDRYRRAKSRGDAKVLEDVMKEAEP is encoded by the coding sequence ATGAAATTACGGCTTTTGGTGGGCGAGGAGGGCACGGTCCGGGACCAGGCCCTCTACCACGGTATGGACCGGTGTGAAGGACGAACCCTGCTCATCGTGCCCGAACGCTTCACGCTGGAAGCGGAACGGGCGCTGGTGGAGGAGATCGGCCTGCCCGGTCTTTTTCAGATGGAGGTTTTAAGCTTTACGCGGCTGGGCCAGAAGGTTTTGGCCCGCACCCGGGGCACCGCCCGCACGTACATGAATGAAACGGGCAAGGCCATGCTGATGCGAAGAGCCGTGAACGGCGTGCGGGAGAAACTCGCCGTCTACGGCGGCGCCGCCCGTCAGGAGGGGTTTCTGGACGCTTTGGGCAGAATTTTTACCCAGCTCAAACGTTTTGATGTGGATGAAAAGGCGCTCTTGGATACGGCGAAGGCGCTGGACGATGAGCTGCTGCGCCGAAAGCTTCAGGACCTGGCCCTTCTTTTCAGGCGCTATCAGGAGCTGTTCGGCAGGGATTTTTTGGATGAGGAGGATCTCATTGCGGCCCTGGCCGAGGCCATCGGCGAGGATCCCATTCTGGCCAAAACGGATGTGTTCCTTGGTTCCTTTGATAATCTGCCGCCCCGGATGCTCCGGGTGGTGGACGCGCTCATGCGCAGCTGCCCTTCGGTGACGGTGTCTTTGACGCTGAACCCGGACCACGGGAGGCGGGACGGGGACCTCTACTTCTTTGGCGAGTCCACCCGGACGGCTCTTATCGCTCTGGCCCAGGCGGCGAACGTGCCGGTGGAGGAGGTCGTAGTGCGCCAGCGGCAGAGGAAGGCGCAGGCTATCCGGCACCTGGAACGGGAACTGTTCCGCTATCCTTACCGGAGCCTTGCGGGCGAGCCGGAGGGGGTGGAGCTTTTCTCCGGCACCAACCGCTACGAGGAGGTTCAGCGGGTGGCCCAGCGCACCCTCCAGCTGGTTCAGGAGAAGGGATACCGCTTTTCGGAGATCGCAGTGATTGCCACCGATCTTGAAGCCTATGGCGGCATGCTGGCCCAGACTTTTGAGGAGTACGGCATCGCGGCCTTCGTGGACGGGCGGCGGCCCCTTGTGGGGCACCCGGCGGCCCGGCTCATCCTGGGGGCCGTGGCCGCAGCGGGCCGGGGTTACCCGCTGAAGGAGGTGCTGGGCGCCGCCAAGACCGGGCTGACGGACCTTGATGGAGCCGAGACGGAGGAGCTGGAGAACTACGCCCTTCGTTTCAATCTTCGGGGAAGGGGATGGACGGAGCCCTTTCAAAAGGGCAGGGAGGAATATGACCTTGAACGGCTGGAGGGGATGCGCCGCCGGCTGGTGGAGCCCATGGAAAGGCTGCACAGAGCCCTGGCGGAGGCGAAGGGTTCGGCCCGGACCATGGCCGAGGCGGTCCATGGCTACCTTGCCGAGCTTAATGTGGCGGGAAAGCTGACGGACTGGGCGGAGCGGGACGCCGCGGCGGGATACCTTTCCGATGCCAGGGAAAACGCTCAGGTTTTGGAGGACGTGGTGGGCCTGCTTCGCCAGATGGCCACCTTCCTTGGCGAATACCGGCTTTCCCTGAAATCCCTTCACCAGATGCTGAAATCCGGCTTTTCCGCCCTGAGCCTTGGACTCATTCCCCCGGCGGCGGATCAGGTGCTCATCGGAAGTCTGGGCCGTTCCAAAAGCCGGCCGGTGAAGGCCCTTTTCATCGTGGGCGCCAACGAAGGGCTTCTCCCGAAAAGCGGCGGGGACGGCGCCCTGCTGGAGGCCTTCGAACAGACGGAGCTCATGAAAAACGGGCTGTGTCTTGGCGGGGACGACGGCTCCCTCACCGCCCAGGAGCGGCTGGGCATCTTTTCTGCCTTTGTGCGCCCTTCGGAGCATCTGCATGTGAGCTATGCCATGGCGGATATGTCCGGCGGGGCGCTCCGGCCCTCCCGGCTGGTGCGCCAGCTGCAAAGTCTGCTGCCGGGGCTTACCTGCTGGACCAATTTGGCCCCGGAGCTGCAGCGGGACGCCCTTCGCGCCCCCCGGGCGGCTCTGGACCGGACGCTGGACCGGCTGGGCGATTTCCTCGAAGGAGAGCCCATCGAGGACTTCTGGTGGGATGCGGCGCGGTATTTCATGGGCACGCCGGCGCGGGAGGTTCTTCAGGAATTCATGCGCCGCCTGGGGGCGCGGCGCCAGGATGATATCCCCGCCGAGCTCGCGGGAAGGCTCTATGGCGGGCGGGGAAGCGTGTCCCGCCTGGACCGCTATGCCCGGTGCCCCTTCGGGCATTTCGTGGCCTATGGGCTTCGGCCGGAGGTGCGGCGGGAATATAAGCTTATGGCCATGGACGAGGGCACCATCCTGCACCGGGTGGTGGAGCGGGTCATGGAGGAGCTCATGGATTCGGGCCGGGATTTTGACGCTCTCACCGAGCGGGACGTGCACCTTATGGTGGACCGGGCCTGGGCGAAGATGGGGGATTTCGATTATGGCGTACTGAAGGACAGCCGGCGCCTCGCCTATCTGGGCGAGCGGCTGCACGGTGTGATCCGCCGGTCAGTCTGGATGCTGGTTCAGCAGGTGAAGGCGAGCCGGTTTGAACCCCGGGCGGTGGAATGGTCCTTTGGCAAAGGGGGAACGCCGCCCATTGAGGTGGAGCTGCCCGGCGGCGGGAAGGCACAGCTCATGGGTACGGTGGACCGCATCGACGTGTGTCCCGGGGAGCGGGAGGACTATGTCCGGATCATCGATTACAAGAGCGGCAGGATGCCCCTGAGGCTCGCGGAGGTGATGGCGGGCCTCAAGCTTCAGCTGCTGCTCTACATGGACGCGGTGCTGGAGACCCACAAGGGCAAACCGCTGAGGCCCGCGGGTATGCTCTATCTCAGCCTCACCCAGCCTCTCATTGACGACGTTGAGGCGGACAAGCTGGAGGAGGCGCTGATGAAGGCCTTCCAGATGAAGGGTCTCGTCGTGGATGATGTGAAGGTGCTCTCGGCCATGGACACCCATCTGCCCGGGGAGAGCACTTCCCTCATCCTTCCCGTGGCGCTCAAAAAGGACGGCGGCGTCCGCAGGACGCCCTTTGGCCCGGTGCCGGAGGAGGCCCTTGTGAAGCTCATGGAAAAGGCCAGGAAGCTGGCCGGCGCCATGCTGGAAGCGGCGGGGGGCGGCAGAGCGGCCGCCCATCCTCTCAGGATGGACGCCTGGAATGCCTGCCAAAGCTGCGAATATGGGAGCATCTGCCGCTTCGACGGGCGGCGGGACCGCTACAGAAGGGCGAAGTCCCGGGGGGACGCCAAAGTTTTGGAGGATGTGATGAAGGAGGCGGAGCCATGA
- a CDS encoding DUF2461 domain-containing protein — translation MNRILDYLAALEQNNNKEWYHAHKAEREAASREFEVLVDMLMMELRKTDENIPPVEPKKLTFKMVRDTRFSNDKSPYNPAFRAHIAPKGKLPVPVGYFLMLRPEGRSFLGGGLFADMFKDATAMVRNYIAAHGNDWNEIITAPAFTKHFAVKGTALKKVPQGYDPGHPQGEYLKYKSWYLEYPLTDKQLMKADFVDYAADIFVRMQAFNGFLNRALENFQMPPR, via the coding sequence ATGAACAGGATTTTAGATTATCTCGCCGCTTTGGAACAGAACAACAACAAAGAATGGTATCACGCTCATAAGGCGGAACGCGAAGCCGCCAGCCGCGAATTCGAGGTGCTGGTTGACATGCTGATGATGGAGCTTCGCAAGACCGATGAGAACATCCCGCCTGTCGAGCCAAAGAAGCTGACCTTCAAGATGGTGCGGGACACTCGCTTTTCCAACGACAAATCGCCGTATAATCCGGCATTCCGTGCCCACATTGCGCCTAAAGGCAAGCTCCCCGTCCCGGTAGGCTACTTTCTTATGCTGCGGCCAGAAGGGCGGTCATTTCTGGGCGGCGGGCTCTTCGCCGATATGTTCAAAGATGCGACGGCGATGGTGCGAAATTACATTGCCGCCCACGGCAACGATTGGAACGAGATTATCACTGCTCCAGCCTTTACAAAACACTTTGCCGTGAAGGGAACGGCGCTCAAAAAAGTGCCGCAGGGCTATGATCCCGGCCACCCGCAGGGCGAATATCTGAAATATAAAAGCTGGTATTTGGAGTATCCCCTCACGGACAAGCAGTTGATGAAAGCGGATTTTGTGGACTACGCCGCCGACATCTTCGTCAGGATGCAGGCGTTTAACGGCTTTTTGAACCGGGCGCTGGAAAACTTCCAGATGCCGCCGCGATAA
- a CDS encoding Na+/H+ antiporter NhaC family protein, producing MQETFWSLVPAIIAIALALITKEVYVSLILGILAGALFFTGFDVLGSVKTTFGIMGEKIGGNANILIFLVLLGILVALITKSGASRAYGEWASRHIKTKRGALAATSALGALIFVDDYFNCLTVGTVMRPVTDKQGVSRAKLAYIIDATAAPVCIIAPISSWAAAVASSLPEGSSIDGFSLFLKTIPLNLYALLTLGMLVALIAFNFDFGTMKKHILRYAGKLDQDPSQKNVENTPTGKGRVLDVIVPIAVLIVFCVAGMLYTGGILDGVGIVDAFANCDSALSLVLGSFFTLIFTFILYIPRRVITFREFCGCFVTGFQSMVPAIMILCLAWTLSGVCGDNYLNAGGYVSGLVGSSSMALGILPAIFFLVALGLAFATGTSWGTFGILIPIIVPIFGDVESSLMVTTVAAVLAGAVCGDHVSPISDTTILASAGAQCNHIEHVSTQMPYALMVAGCCFVGYLVAGFTGSTLLALAAGFVLLAAALFVGYRMSRRTASS from the coding sequence ATGCAGGAAACATTTTGGTCCCTGGTTCCCGCCATCATTGCCATCGCACTTGCCCTCATCACGAAGGAGGTCTACGTGTCGCTCATCCTCGGCATCCTGGCCGGAGCTCTGTTCTTCACCGGCTTTGACGTGCTGGGCTCGGTAAAGACCACCTTCGGCATCATGGGCGAGAAGATCGGCGGCAACGCCAACATCCTGATCTTCCTGGTGCTGCTGGGCATCCTGGTGGCCCTCATCACCAAGTCCGGCGCATCCCGGGCCTATGGCGAGTGGGCCAGCCGGCACATCAAAACGAAGCGGGGCGCCCTCGCGGCCACCAGCGCTCTTGGCGCGCTCATCTTCGTGGACGACTACTTCAACTGCCTGACGGTGGGCACGGTGATGCGCCCGGTGACGGACAAGCAGGGCGTTTCCCGGGCCAAGCTGGCCTACATCATCGACGCCACGGCGGCGCCCGTCTGCATCATCGCGCCCATATCGAGCTGGGCGGCGGCTGTGGCTTCCTCCCTGCCGGAGGGATCGTCCATCGACGGTTTCTCTCTATTCCTCAAAACCATCCCCCTCAACCTCTACGCCCTGCTCACCCTGGGCATGCTTGTGGCGCTCATCGCATTCAACTTCGATTTCGGCACCATGAAAAAGCATATCCTGAGGTATGCAGGCAAGCTGGACCAGGATCCCTCACAAAAGAATGTGGAAAATACGCCCACCGGCAAGGGCCGGGTGCTGGACGTGATCGTTCCCATTGCGGTGCTCATCGTGTTCTGCGTCGCCGGCATGCTCTACACCGGCGGCATCCTGGACGGCGTTGGCATTGTGGATGCTTTTGCCAACTGCGATTCCGCCCTCAGCCTGGTGCTCGGTTCCTTCTTCACCCTCATCTTCACCTTCATCCTCTACATTCCCCGCCGGGTCATCACCTTCCGGGAATTCTGCGGATGCTTCGTGACGGGGTTCCAATCCATGGTTCCCGCCATCATGATCCTCTGCCTCGCCTGGACCCTTTCCGGCGTATGCGGGGACAACTATCTCAACGCCGGCGGCTATGTGAGCGGCCTTGTGGGCTCAAGCTCCATGGCCCTTGGCATTCTGCCCGCCATCTTCTTCCTGGTGGCGCTGGGCCTGGCCTTCGCCACCGGCACCAGCTGGGGGACCTTTGGCATCCTCATTCCCATCATCGTCCCCATCTTCGGCGATGTGGAGAGCTCCCTCATGGTGACCACCGTGGCGGCGGTGCTGGCCGGCGCGGTGTGCGGCGACCATGTTTCCCCCATCTCGGACACCACCATCCTGGCCTCGGCAGGCGCTCAATGCAATCACATTGAACACGTATCCACCCAGATGCCTTACGCCCTCATGGTGGCCGGCTGCTGTTTTGTGGGTTATCTGGTGGCCGGCTTCACGGGCAGCACGCTGTTGGCTCTTGCCGCGGGTTTCGTGCTTCTCGCCGCCGCCCTTTTCGTGGGCTACCGGATGAGCCGCCGGACCGCGTCCTCCTGA
- a CDS encoding M20 family metallopeptidase yields MDKQAALRVIDEQQDFVIGVSDRIWATPETNFQEKASAKTLCAALRQAGFAVEEGVADIPTAFTGTFGAGRPVIGILGEYDALSGLSQEGGCPEKKPLVEGGHGHGCGHNSLGSGSLAAAIAVKAYLEGTGKSGTVIYFGCPAEEGGSGKAYMARAGLFSGVDIALTWHPMSVNCIASGSCLANYEVAYHFSGIAAHASSAPHLGRSALDAVELMNVGCQFLREHIIPEARIHYAITNAGGISANVVQPEAEVVYLIRAPKIEEVEPIYQRVNDIAKGAALMTGTTLKARFIKGTSNTVPNGVLERVMHENFAALPLPQYTEEERAFAAKLIENFAEGRELHDTAEVYCPEFKEALRSYQAREGVSINNFLLPQVSYDTVSPGSTDVGDVSWVCPVGQVYTACSPATIALHSWAYTACGNTSFAHKGLLLAAKVMAASAIDLLENPDLVEKAQAEHRHQLGGSVYRCPIPEGVSPKLD; encoded by the coding sequence ATGGATAAACAAGCGGCCCTTCGGGTCATCGACGAACAGCAGGACTTTGTCATCGGGGTCAGCGATCGGATCTGGGCCACCCCGGAGACCAATTTTCAGGAGAAGGCGTCGGCCAAGACGCTGTGCGCCGCCCTGCGGCAGGCGGGTTTTGCCGTGGAGGAGGGTGTGGCGGATATCCCCACCGCCTTCACCGGCACCTTTGGCGCGGGCAGGCCCGTGATCGGTATTTTGGGCGAGTATGACGCCCTGTCCGGCCTCAGTCAGGAAGGCGGCTGCCCCGAAAAGAAGCCGCTGGTGGAGGGCGGCCATGGCCACGGCTGCGGCCACAACAGCCTTGGCAGCGGCTCCCTGGCGGCCGCCATCGCCGTCAAAGCCTATCTTGAGGGCACCGGAAAATCGGGCACGGTGATCTATTTTGGCTGCCCGGCGGAGGAGGGCGGATCGGGCAAGGCCTATATGGCGCGGGCCGGACTGTTCAGCGGTGTGGACATCGCTCTTACATGGCACCCCATGTCCGTCAACTGCATTGCCAGCGGCTCCTGCCTGGCCAATTATGAGGTGGCCTATCATTTCAGCGGCATCGCCGCCCACGCCTCCAGCGCACCCCATCTTGGACGCTCCGCCCTGGACGCGGTGGAGCTGATGAACGTGGGCTGTCAGTTTCTTCGGGAACACATCATCCCCGAAGCCCGCATCCATTACGCCATCACCAATGCCGGCGGCATCTCCGCCAACGTGGTGCAGCCGGAAGCGGAGGTGGTCTATCTCATCCGGGCGCCCAAGATCGAGGAAGTGGAACCCATCTATCAGCGGGTGAACGATATCGCAAAGGGCGCCGCCCTCATGACGGGCACCACCCTCAAGGCCCGCTTCATCAAGGGCACTTCCAATACGGTGCCCAACGGCGTGCTGGAGCGGGTGATGCATGAAAACTTTGCCGCGCTGCCCCTGCCCCAATACACCGAGGAGGAGCGCGCCTTTGCGGCCAAACTCATCGAGAACTTTGCCGAAGGCCGGGAGCTCCACGACACCGCCGAGGTGTACTGCCCCGAATTCAAGGAGGCTCTGCGCAGCTACCAGGCCAGGGAGGGCGTATCCATCAACAACTTCCTGCTGCCTCAGGTGAGCTACGATACAGTGTCGCCCGGCTCCACCGACGTGGGCGATGTGAGCTGGGTGTGCCCGGTGGGACAGGTCTATACCGCCTGCTCCCCCGCCACCATCGCTCTGCATTCGTGGGCCTATACCGCCTGCGGAAACACCTCCTTCGCCCACAAGGGGCTTCTCCTTGCGGCCAAGGTCATGGCGGCCTCCGCCATCGACCTGCTGGAAAATCCCGATCTGGTGGAGAAGGCCCAGGCCGAGCACCGGCACCAGCTGGGCGGTTCGGTGTACCGCTGCCCCATCCCCGAGGGCGTAAGTCCCAAACTCGATTGA
- a CDS encoding DegV family protein encodes MAIQLMCDSTAYLERNFLMEHKVKMIPLTYRFRGTDHRENAGGEDDGFFYELSHTHDFPVTSQPPVGEFVSIFTKSLEADRQVLMVTLSSKISGTYNAARLAANMVDENRIAVVDSLGGGMTERFLMEKAVVMKEEGCALGEIAEALEKLRKRTNVLFTVPNLDYLHQGGRLSRSKALIGNLLHLSPIISLKDGMLVAEHLERGMKKAVKAMIGLVPESVSRISVAHILNLEGAKQLAAALQEKFQNAKVTIDKVGPVFGAHLGPGSLGLGYVYG; translated from the coding sequence ATGGCCATTCAGCTCATGTGCGATAGTACGGCCTATCTGGAACGAAATTTTTTGATGGAACACAAGGTGAAAATGATCCCGCTGACCTACCGTTTCCGGGGCACCGACCACCGGGAAAACGCGGGCGGTGAGGATGACGGCTTCTTCTATGAGCTGAGTCATACCCATGACTTTCCCGTGACCTCCCAGCCGCCGGTGGGTGAATTTGTAAGTATTTTTACGAAATCCCTTGAAGCGGACAGGCAGGTGCTCATGGTGACTCTTTCCTCCAAAATCAGCGGGACCTATAACGCTGCGCGTCTTGCTGCAAATATGGTGGATGAGAACCGCATCGCGGTGGTGGATTCCCTGGGCGGCGGCATGACGGAGCGTTTCCTTATGGAAAAGGCGGTGGTTATGAAAGAGGAGGGTTGTGCCCTGGGTGAGATTGCCGAGGCTTTGGAAAAGCTGCGGAAGCGGACCAATGTGCTTTTCACTGTGCCCAATCTGGACTACCTTCATCAAGGCGGCAGACTGTCCCGCTCCAAGGCCCTTATTGGGAATCTTCTGCACCTTTCGCCCATCATTTCGCTAAAGGACGGCATGCTGGTGGCGGAGCACCTGGAGCGGGGGATGAAGAAGGCGGTGAAGGCCATGATCGGCCTGGTGCCGGAGAGCGTAAGCCGCATCAGCGTGGCCCATATCCTCAATCTGGAGGGAGCAAAGCAGCTGGCGGCCGCCCTTCAGGAAAAGTTCCAAAACGCCAAGGTGACCATTGACAAGGTGGGTCCGGTCTTTGGCGCCCATCTCGGGCCCGGCTCGCTGGGACTCGGGTACGTGTACGGCTGA